The Rhodococcus rhodochrous DNA window ACGTGGGTGGGCAGCAGCGGGGTCACCGCGAAGCGTCCCGCGATCGCGTCGGCGGGCAGGACCTCCACGGCCCGCACGTCCGGGGCATCGGCGACGGCCCGGAACTGTGCGGGAGTACCCCGGAGCACCGCCGCGACGACGCAGTCGCAGCCGTCGGCGAGCCGCTGCGCGGAGACCGCCCCGACCCGCGCGGCGCGTTCGGTCCCGAACTCCACCAGGCTCAGCCGGCCCGCGGCGACCGAAGGGGCACGACGCACCGCCTCCGGGTTCTCCGGCACCGCGACCGGCACCAGTGGTGTCTGGACGCGGTCGATCGGCACACGGAGGAGCACCTGCGCCACGCGCGCCTCGTCGGTGAGTTCGACGACCCGGTCGATGCCGACGGCGTCGGTGAACGACACCAGTCCCCAGTGCTCGAGGTCTCCGTCCGCTTCGGCCTCGGTCAGGCTGTCCGCGGCCCGTGCCAGATAGTCGGCGACCACTTCCCCGTTGTCGGGGCCGAGGGTGTCGCTCCCCACGGGGGACGTCCGCGGCGGTGAGGTCCACCCGGCGACGAGCACGGCGACGACGAGAACGACGACCGCCGCCCAGGGCAGGACACGTCCCATCGGTCAGGCGTTGCGCAACACGGCGAGCGCGTGTTCGAGATCCGGAGGGTACTTGCTGGTGATCTCGACCCAGTGCCCGCGCGTCGGGTGCGAGAACCCGAGGGTGCACGCGTGCAGCCACTGCCGTTCGAGGCCGAGACGCGCCGCGAGACGCGGGTCGGCTCCGTAGGTGAGGTCGCCGCAGCAGGGGTGACGCAGTGCCGAGAAGTGCACCCGGATCTGATGGGTGCGACCGGTCTCGAGGTGGATGTCGAGCAGGCTCGCGGCCTGGAACGCCTCGATCGTGTCGTAGTGCGTCACGCTGGGCTTGCCGTCGGCGGTGACCGTGAACTTCCAGTCGCTGCTGCGGTGGCGGCCGATCGGTGCGTCGATGGTGCCGCTGCTCGGGTCGGGATGCCCTTGGACGAGCGCGTGGTACCGCTTGTCGACCGTGCGTTCCTTGAAGGCGCGCTTGAGGACGGTATAGGCGCGTTCGGACGTCGCGACCACCATGACGCCGGAGGTGCCCACGTCGAGCCGGTGCACGATGCCCTGGCGTTCGTGGGCGCCGGACGTGGAGATCCGGTAGCCGGCTGCGGCGAGGCCGCCGATCACGGTCGGTCCGGTCCAGCCGACGCTCGCGTGGGCGGCGACACCCACGGGCTTGTCGACCGCGACGATGTCGTCGTCGGCGTAGAGGATCTCCATGCCC harbors:
- a CDS encoding RluA family pseudouridine synthase encodes the protein MPVPDGLDGMRVDAGLARLLGLSRTVVATLTEEGAVVVDGAAVGKSDRLSAGSWLEVELPEPPRPLTIEAQPVEGMEILYADDDIVAVDKPVGVAAHASVGWTGPTVIGGLAAAGYRISTSGAHERQGIVHRLDVGTSGVMVVATSERAYTVLKRAFKERTVDKRYHALVQGHPDPSSGTIDAPIGRHRSSDWKFTVTADGKPSVTHYDTIEAFQAASLLDIHLETGRTHQIRVHFSALRHPCCGDLTYGADPRLAARLGLERQWLHACTLGFSHPTRGHWVEITSKYPPDLEHALAVLRNA